The following are from one region of the Thermococcus cleftensis genome:
- a CDS encoding ADP-dependent ribose-1-phosphate kinase codes for MARFDVVGIGNLNYDIIMLLDRFPEFHEKVNAREAFFGLGGAAANTISWLAHFGLKTGYIGAVGRDEIGNAHLEYFRSIGVDTGGIRVVDAPSGVAIAMIRGEDKRIVKYPGANLMKGVDFDYLARTRHVHLSSNPPETIEQVVAFASENGITVSLDIGEAALPKEIEEKVDYLMMNEDEYRRKFGSLDLSLSSARNLVVTLNGGGALVRDESGRISEVRGLSAEVVDSTGAGDSFDAGVIYGVLSGWSLEDAARLGMLLAYLTVQKVGARSAIVPLEEVIRRAGEVGLELPFNGR; via the coding sequence ATGGCCAGGTTTGATGTGGTGGGAATAGGGAACCTGAACTACGACATAATAATGCTCCTCGACAGATTTCCGGAGTTCCACGAGAAGGTGAACGCGAGGGAGGCTTTCTTCGGTCTAGGCGGGGCGGCGGCGAACACTATAAGCTGGCTCGCTCACTTCGGCCTTAAAACCGGCTACATCGGTGCGGTTGGAAGGGACGAGATAGGAAACGCCCACCTGGAGTACTTCAGGAGCATTGGAGTGGACACCGGCGGAATCAGGGTCGTCGATGCTCCCTCTGGCGTTGCGATAGCGATGATACGTGGGGAGGACAAGAGGATAGTGAAGTACCCCGGCGCCAACCTGATGAAGGGTGTGGACTTCGATTACCTGGCCAGGACGAGGCACGTTCACCTCTCCTCCAACCCGCCGGAGACGATAGAACAGGTCGTGGCATTCGCGAGCGAGAATGGGATAACCGTTTCGCTCGACATAGGTGAAGCGGCCCTGCCAAAGGAGATCGAGGAGAAAGTTGATTACCTGATGATGAACGAGGACGAGTACAGGAGAAAGTTCGGCTCCCTCGACCTCTCGCTCTCCTCGGCCAGAAACCTCGTGGTGACCCTCAACGGGGGCGGTGCCCTGGTGAGGGACGAAAGCGGGAGGATCAGCGAGGTCAGGGGTCTAAGCGCCGAGGTCGTGGATTCAACCGGTGCGGGGGATTCCTTCGACGCGGGTGTTATCTACGGCGTCCTCAGTGGGTGGAGCCTCGAGGACGCGGCCCGGCTGGGAATGCTCCTGGCTTACCTCACCGTTCAGAAGGTTGGGGCAAGGAGCGCGATAGTGCCCCTTGAAGAGGTCATCAGAAGGGCCGGGGAGGTTGGTCTTGAACTTCCGTTCAACGGGCGGTGA
- a CDS encoding endonuclease dU, which translates to MIRKVKPQIRTVGFDDGTFSFSSKLERGKTILIGVVMKGSQEVVGVLSRWITVDGTDATEAMADAVTASRFKDLRVILLKGITYAGFNVVNLEKLHRETGLPVVVVVRKRPDLGAMEAALRKHFPDAEERLRLLKKAPPLVEVIPEKLYFQAVGVDEKTAAEIIRATTRTGLNPEPLRLAHMIASAVMTGESRRE; encoded by the coding sequence ATGATACGGAAGGTGAAGCCCCAGATCAGGACAGTCGGTTTCGACGACGGAACCTTCTCCTTTTCCTCAAAGCTCGAGCGCGGAAAGACCATTCTGATAGGAGTCGTCATGAAGGGCTCCCAGGAGGTCGTGGGCGTTCTTTCCCGATGGATAACGGTGGACGGTACCGACGCTACAGAGGCGATGGCAGATGCAGTGACAGCTTCCCGTTTCAAGGATCTCAGGGTGATCCTCCTGAAGGGCATAACCTACGCGGGCTTCAACGTGGTGAACCTGGAGAAGCTCCACCGGGAAACCGGTCTGCCGGTGGTGGTCGTCGTCCGGAAGAGGCCGGACCTCGGGGCGATGGAGGCCGCTCTCAGGAAACACTTCCCCGACGCGGAGGAGAGGCTCAGGCTTCTTAAAAAGGCCCCCCCGCTGGTTGAGGTGATACCCGAAAAGCTCTACTTCCAGGCCGTCGGAGTGGACGAGAAGACCGCGGCTGAGATAATCCGGGCTACCACCAGGACCGGCCTGAATCCCGAACCGCTCCGCCTCGCCCACATGATAGCCAGCGCCGTCATGACCGGCGAGAGCAGGAGGGAGTAG
- a CDS encoding acylphosphatase, giving the protein MGRVRAHLRIHGRVQGVGFRWSLQREARKLGLAGWVRNLPDGTVEAVIEGDEERVEALIGWAHQGPALARVTRVEVKWEEPEGLEGFRVTG; this is encoded by the coding sequence ATGGGAAGGGTGAGGGCTCACCTCAGAATTCACGGGCGCGTCCAGGGAGTTGGTTTTCGGTGGAGCCTGCAGCGGGAGGCGAGGAAGCTCGGTCTGGCAGGGTGGGTCAGAAACCTGCCCGACGGGACTGTTGAGGCCGTCATCGAGGGCGACGAGGAAAGGGTTGAAGCACTGATAGGCTGGGCGCACCAGGGACCGGCACTCGCCAGGGTGACGAGGGTCGAGGTAAAATGGGAGGAGCCTGAGGGACTTGAGGGGTTCAGGGTCACTGGGTAG
- a CDS encoding AAA family ATPase, whose translation MLFDPRPKKRREELFDREEEINELVTTSEPLTLLLGIRRVGKSSLLRVALNELENGVYIDARKMYFDSGGWITSESLIREFERALNSLRGAIKGRVFEVLGHVRGVSISGLRLELGRDVRLSEVLEALNEVGAVVGIDEAQYLRFYGSRGGREFLALLAYSYDNLDNLRFILTGSEVGLLHDFLGTDDYESPLYGRAHREVVLKPFPRELSIGFLRRGFSEMNVDVSSEVIEEAVDVLDGVPGWLVEFGRRYAETRDLKGSLDYVFNRARGFLRGELEELKRRSPRYVLILEAIARGHNRWELIRDYLSSRGQRVPNSRLAGLLRNLEKMSWIEEDFSSGVKRYRITDPVIERVLVER comes from the coding sequence ATGCTGTTTGACCCGAGACCAAAGAAAAGACGGGAGGAGCTGTTTGACAGGGAAGAGGAAATAAACGAGCTCGTGACGACCTCGGAACCCTTAACGCTCCTCCTGGGAATACGGCGCGTTGGAAAGAGCTCCCTTCTAAGGGTTGCACTCAACGAGCTCGAAAACGGAGTCTACATCGATGCCAGGAAGATGTACTTTGACTCCGGCGGCTGGATAACCTCGGAATCGCTCATCAGGGAGTTCGAGAGGGCCTTAAACTCCCTTAGGGGTGCCATCAAGGGCAGGGTCTTCGAGGTTCTCGGCCACGTCAGGGGCGTCTCAATCTCTGGATTAAGGCTTGAGCTCGGTCGGGACGTTCGTCTTTCGGAGGTTCTCGAGGCACTTAACGAGGTCGGCGCGGTTGTAGGCATCGACGAGGCCCAGTACCTCAGGTTTTACGGTTCGAGGGGAGGCAGGGAGTTCCTGGCCCTTTTAGCCTACTCCTACGACAACCTCGATAACCTGAGGTTTATACTCACCGGCTCCGAGGTGGGCCTGCTCCACGATTTCCTGGGCACGGACGACTACGAGAGCCCCCTCTACGGGAGGGCCCACAGGGAGGTCGTTCTCAAACCGTTCCCGCGGGAGCTTTCCATCGGCTTCCTCCGCAGGGGTTTCTCGGAGATGAACGTTGATGTTTCGAGCGAGGTCATCGAGGAAGCCGTTGATGTGCTCGATGGCGTGCCCGGGTGGCTGGTCGAGTTCGGAAGGAGGTATGCAGAGACCCGGGACCTTAAGGGCTCGCTTGATTACGTGTTCAACCGCGCCAGGGGCTTCCTCAGGGGCGAGCTGGAGGAGCTGAAAAGGAGAAGCCCCCGCTACGTCCTGATCCTCGAGGCCATAGCCAGGGGACACAACAGGTGGGAGCTGATAAGGGACTACCTCTCCTCCAGGGGACAGAGGGTTCCGAATTCGCGTTTAGCCGGCCTCCTCAGGAACCTGGAGAAGATGAGCTGGATCGAAGAGGACTTCAGCTCAGGGGTGAAGCGGTACAGGATAACGGATCCGGTAATCGAGCGCGTTCTGGTGGAGCGATAG
- the cutA gene encoding divalent-cation tolerance protein CutA — protein MEMIMVYTTFPNWESAEKTVKELLERKLIACANLREHRAFYWWDGKIEEDTEVGALLKTTVEKWKELKEAIKELHPYTVPVIARIDVDRVNEEYAEWLEKVLP, from the coding sequence ATGGAGATGATAATGGTGTACACTACCTTCCCGAACTGGGAGAGCGCCGAGAAAACCGTTAAGGAGCTCCTCGAGAGAAAACTCATCGCCTGCGCCAACCTGAGGGAGCACAGGGCGTTCTACTGGTGGGACGGAAAGATAGAGGAGGACACGGAGGTGGGAGCACTTCTCAAGACGACCGTGGAGAAGTGGAAAGAGCTAAAGGAGGCGATAAAGGAGTTGCACCCCTACACCGTCCCGGTCATCGCGCGCATAGATGTGGACAGGGTCAATGAAGAGTACGCCGAGTGGCTTGAGAAGGTGCTCCCATGA
- the gcvT gene encoding glycine cleavage system aminomethyltransferase GcvT, whose amino-acid sequence MVKRVHLFDWHKENAKKVEEFAGWEMPIWYSSIKEEHLAVRNGVGIFDVSHMGEFIFRGKDALEFLQYVTTNDISKPPAISGTYTLVLNERGAVKDETLVFNMGNDTYMMVCDSDAFEKLEAWFSAIKRGIEKFGELDLEIENKTYDMVMFSIQGPKARDLAKDLFGIDINELWWFQAKEVELDGIKMLLSRSGYTGENGFEIYFEDANPYHPNPEKRGEPEKALHVWKTILEAGEKYGIKPAGLGARDTLRLEAGYTLYGNETKELQLLSTDIDEVTPLQANLDFAIFWDKEFIGKEALLKQRERGLGRKLVHFKMVEKGIPREGYKVLANGELIGEVTSGTSSPLLGIGIGIAFVKEEYAKPGVELEVEIRGKPRKAITVAPPFYDPKKYGAFREE is encoded by the coding sequence ATGGTAAAGAGGGTTCACCTATTCGACTGGCATAAGGAGAACGCCAAGAAGGTTGAGGAGTTCGCGGGCTGGGAGATGCCCATCTGGTATTCGAGCATAAAGGAGGAGCACCTCGCCGTTAGGAACGGCGTTGGCATATTCGACGTCTCGCACATGGGGGAGTTCATCTTCCGCGGTAAGGACGCCCTCGAGTTCCTCCAGTACGTCACGACCAACGACATAAGCAAGCCCCCCGCGATAAGCGGAACCTACACCCTCGTCCTCAACGAACGTGGAGCCGTGAAGGACGAGACCCTTGTCTTCAACATGGGAAACGACACATACATGATGGTCTGCGACAGCGACGCCTTCGAGAAGCTCGAGGCCTGGTTCAGCGCGATAAAGCGCGGAATCGAGAAGTTCGGTGAGCTGGACCTCGAGATCGAAAATAAAACCTACGACATGGTCATGTTCTCGATACAGGGGCCGAAGGCTAGGGATCTAGCGAAAGACCTCTTCGGCATCGACATCAACGAGCTCTGGTGGTTCCAAGCGAAGGAGGTCGAGCTCGACGGAATTAAGATGCTCCTCTCGAGGAGCGGCTACACCGGCGAGAACGGCTTTGAGATCTACTTCGAGGACGCCAACCCATACCACCCCAATCCAGAGAAGAGGGGCGAGCCCGAGAAAGCCCTCCACGTCTGGAAGACAATACTCGAGGCCGGCGAGAAGTACGGAATAAAGCCCGCCGGACTTGGAGCAAGGGATACGCTCAGGCTTGAGGCCGGTTATACCCTCTACGGCAATGAGACCAAGGAGCTCCAGCTCCTCAGCACGGACATAGACGAAGTAACTCCCCTCCAGGCCAACCTCGACTTCGCCATCTTCTGGGACAAGGAGTTCATAGGGAAGGAGGCACTCCTCAAGCAGAGGGAGAGGGGCCTTGGCAGGAAGCTGGTGCACTTCAAGATGGTCGAGAAGGGAATCCCGAGGGAGGGCTACAAAGTTCTCGCGAACGGCGAACTCATCGGCGAGGTCACCAGCGGAACCAGTTCCCCGCTCCTCGGCATCGGCATAGGAATAGCCTTCGTGAAGGAGGAGTACGCGAAGCCGGGCGTTGAGCTGGAGGTGGAGATAAGGGGCAAGCCGAGGAAGGCGATAACGGTAGCTCCGCCCTTCTACGACCCCAAGAAGTACGGGGCCTTCAGGGAGGAGTGA
- a CDS encoding universal stress protein gives MFERVLYPTDFSDVSLHALRHCLPKLLSLGVRELVLIHVIDITIAEFEAFELEEVYRERLGELAEELGKDGFNVEPVVRIGIPSVEIAETADEKGVDLVVIPSMGENVWRAMFVGSTASNLARATRRPVLLLKYVKKNDAFELAVDCSELLKRPLVAIDFSKCSIKVLKTVRKFEELVESGLLLHSVDYGGMEELEHNIELAKKNLEKSARGLRAKFETEVMVGSASQAIIGTSLAKNSTLIVIGKKGRSFIKDLLLGSTAERVVRDSKVPVLLVPCE, from the coding sequence ATGTTTGAGAGGGTTTTGTATCCCACGGATTTTTCCGACGTTTCCCTCCACGCGCTGAGGCACTGCCTTCCAAAGCTCCTCTCCCTGGGTGTCCGGGAGCTGGTGCTGATTCACGTCATCGACATAACCATAGCCGAGTTTGAAGCCTTTGAGCTCGAGGAAGTGTACCGTGAGAGACTTGGGGAGCTCGCTGAGGAGCTAGGAAAGGACGGCTTTAACGTTGAGCCCGTCGTGAGGATAGGGATTCCGTCGGTGGAGATAGCAGAGACGGCTGATGAGAAGGGCGTGGATCTGGTCGTCATACCCAGCATGGGTGAGAACGTCTGGCGGGCGATGTTCGTCGGAAGCACGGCCTCCAACCTGGCCAGGGCTACCAGAAGGCCCGTCCTGCTCCTCAAGTACGTCAAGAAGAACGATGCCTTTGAGCTGGCTGTGGACTGCTCAGAGCTCTTAAAGCGTCCCCTCGTTGCCATTGACTTCTCCAAGTGTTCGATAAAGGTTCTCAAGACCGTCAGGAAGTTCGAGGAGCTCGTTGAGAGTGGTTTGCTCCTCCATTCGGTGGACTACGGGGGAATGGAGGAGCTGGAGCATAACATAGAGCTGGCGAAGAAGAACCTGGAGAAGTCCGCCAGGGGTCTGAGAGCAAAGTTTGAGACCGAGGTGATGGTAGGCTCGGCGAGCCAGGCGATAATAGGGACGTCCCTCGCCAAGAACTCGACCCTCATAGTCATCGGCAAGAAGGGACGGAGCTTCATCAAGGACCTGCTCCTCGGCAGCACTGCGGAGAGAGTCGTAAGGGACTCAAAAGTTCCTGTGCTACTGGTTCCATGCGAATGA